The Neoarius graeffei isolate fNeoGra1 chromosome 1, fNeoGra1.pri, whole genome shotgun sequence region gttctatttgaaaccaatgtccatctatcctgaaagtttcatgaagattgatccagccattttcccataatattgtgaacaaaaaaaacaaaagaaacacGACCGAAAacgatacctcgccccctggaggaatccgtcccaggcgaggtaataaaaGCGATGATTAGATCTGATGAACAGGGCAGATGATCAGTGGTGCTGAATTTTTACCTCCATCATTGAGACTGGGGCTGAATAATGGATAAAGTTTCTCAGTGAAATTCTGACCGGTGAAAGAGTAGATGTGAGATTTTGCATCAACATCATAGAAGGAGATCAGACCCTCCTCATAATCCACAAACACCCCCACCTTCTGAGGAGCCTGTTTCAAGGAGAGGGGGTCAGAGGGAGAGTCCAGAGCCTCATATTCAGTCTCATTCCTCAGCCACACACACCAGTACCCATCTTTAGGACTGACTGTAAGATCCCCTTTCCTGTTAATGGACTCTCTGGCCACTCCTACATCCCACTCAGTCTTCCCTCTGACCTGCACCTCATAGTAAAATCTCCCTGAGGAGAATCCCTCCTTTCCCAGCACACAGACACAACGATCAAACCTCTCTGGGTTATCAGGGAGATTCTGTCTCTTGTCTCCATATTTCACTTGTTTCCCATCATCAGACAGGATGAGTTCAGGATGAGCTGTATCAGGATCCAGAGTCACATCCACTGAGAGACAGAAACACAGTGAACATCAGTTTTATCATTGCACAGTGTGGAACAGGGAAGAAATATATATTTAGTCATGTGACCAATAAGAGCTCACAAACCTGCATATTGTTGAATTCTCTTCAGGTCTGTTTGGAAAATAATTTTGGACAATATTTGTGAGTAAATGTTGAGAGATTTAATTAAATATTTTGCTTTttataaattaaaacaaaatactGGAAATATATGTAATGTGTCTGTGTAATAAACACTTACTAATCTCTTCAACCTTCTGCATTTCCTCACTGAGAGTTTCCTGAAGCTGAGACAGAGCTCTCCTCAGAGTCTCCTCACTCAGATGAGGGTTAATTGTGACGTCAGTCCAGTCCTGGGTGTGTGGAGGGCTGCACATTGACGGGTAAATCTACAGTACAGCAGGAGAGAGGAGAAATCCCTCAGCATGGGGACTGCTGTCCTGTCATGTGCTGCATTGCTATTGAGAAACAGAGGGACTTTGACCTGTAGGAGGTGGAGGTGATCCTCAGTGTGTgagagctgctccagctcagtgtttCTCCTCTTTAGCTCAGTGATTTCCTGCTCCAGCTCTTTAATGAACTCTTCAGCCTGCATCTCTGCTGCTTTCTGCTTCTCCTCCATCACCTTAAGCA contains the following coding sequences:
- the LOC132882715 gene encoding E3 ubiquitin-protein ligase TRIM39-like, whose product is MASSSSVLSEDQLQCSICLDVFTDPVSTPCGHNFCMICLKEFWDSSSHCQCPVCQTNFAKRPELCVNTFISELAAPFKKAVQVKSSSAAEKPTQSVVLCDACCEKKCAAMKSCLICVMSYCKTHLEPHERISSFMKHKLMDPVENLEDYICLKHERPLELFCRDDQTCVCQFCTEGDHKAHNTVPIEEESEEKKTELGKTQAEVQQMIQERLKKIEEIRHTVELNKKNTEKEKADSVKVFSALMRCIERSQAELLKVMEEKQKAAEMQAEEFIKELEQEITELKRRNTELEQLSHTEDHLHLLQIYPSMCSPPHTQDWTDVTINPHLSEETLRRALSQLQETLSEEMQKVEEINLKRIQQYAVDVTLDPDTAHPELILSDDGKQVKYGDKRQNLPDNPERFDRCVCVLGKEGFSSGRFYYEVQVRGKTEWDVGVARESINRKGDLTVSPKDGYWCVWLRNETEYEALDSPSDPLSLKQAPQKVGVFVDYEEGLISFYDVDAKSHIYSFTGQNFTEKLYPLFSPSLNDGGKNSAPLIICPVHQI